ACTCGCATGATGCCGCTTCCCATACTTGCGCTTCGTGTGGTGGTCAGGTCTCGCTCGAGTGGGATGGCGGCGTGACGTTCGATGTTGTGCCAAAGTCCTGATCTACCTACCAAGGGCACGCCCCAAAATCCTTCACCTCCACGCCCCAAATCTGTTCCCCTTTGCGCCGGCGGTGGCGTCAAGTTGCACAGATGCGCCTTCGCCGCTAATATCTTGCGGTGGATGGCCTCCCAACCTGCCGACGGGTTAAACGGCCTGCGATACCTACGGACACTCGTCCTCGGCATGTGAATCTCCATTTCATTGTGCCCGCATGTAATCGTCGGTTGTGGGCAAGAAACGGAGTTTTCCCATGTTGCTGCTATTCCCATCCGCTCTCACTCAGAACTCAGCTGGCGAACACAAGAAGGCCGCGCGAGAGCAATTTTCTGGCATCAAATCGTCGCACTTGAGCGAAGCCATCGCGTCTGGTTTTGGCTATCAGTCCCATGCGGCTCTGCTCGCCGCGCTGGGTAGCAACGCCCGCCCGCGCAGTAATTTCTCTTTGATTGGTTTCGGGAAGCGGTTGACTGAACTCGGATACGAACGCCCAGCGGATTTCCTGGCCGACCAGGACGTGCCCTGGGCAGTTCAATGCCTGGTGTCCCTCATGATCGAGGCGGGATTTCGAGACTCTCTTGCTAGCAACAGTTCACGGATCGGCGTCACCAAGACAATTGATGCGCTCAATGTCGCCGGTTGCACCGAGTTCAATTTCAAGGCCCTAGGCCGGCAAGCGCAACAGCAACAGACCCGAGCCTTGCGCGAACTCTTCAGCACGGTTATCGAGTTGCAAGTCTCGGTGCGAGACGGCGATCGCGTATTGAGATCGCCGATTGTCCGAGAGGTAGGAATCGAGACGCCAACCAACTGCATATTGTTCTCGCTAGCGGACGTTATTGTCCGAGCGGCCCGGTTAGCAGCTTAGCGCCCTACGTGTGACGCTTGATGCACATAACGTCTATTATGTTAAATGCGCCAAGCAAACCAGCCGGGGAGATGCGAGATGGTTAAAAGGCGGGTATGATGCCCATTTTCCCGGCTTCGGTGCCGTGTCTGGCACATTGTTGATCGGGGACTTCCTCAGCGGATGTCTGGTGTTGTTTGCTTCCTTGTTTATGGTGTTCGAGGTCGAGATCGGCGTCGAGGCTCATTTGAAAGGAAAAAAATGAAACTGAGATTCAAGCTGAAAAGCAATCGAAGGGGCGCGGGGTTACTGGGGGTATGCGCACTGGACACTGCAGGGGAGTCACGATCGCATACGTGGCAGACTTAGGCCCAAAGAGTGCCTCAGCCCCCGCCAATTCCAAGAAACGCTCCACTGGGGCGTTTTTTTTCGACCCTCGTCAGCTGGCGGGCGTCGCACGAAGGATGAACTAGTAGGAGTAACAAGATGAGTTTTCATTTTCATCCGATTCCGGCTGCCGGGAACGGCGGCGGCGTATCGGTCGTGGCCGCATACGCGAGTTTCAACCCCCAACACGATAAAACCTGGGAATTCTCCGGCTGGCTCGAATCGGTGCGAACACGAGCCCTCGACTACTTCCCAGACCTCAGCGAGCAGGTGTACTTGCGGATGTACCTGCCGCAGAATGTGCTCAACCTATACAGCAAGGGTGGCGGAGTCCGGGAAATGGCTCTGCGTCACCTCATCCCTGGCAATTCAAGACGTCATACTCGCATCGCGTACTTCGACTGGGTCACGAGCGACCAAATCTTTGACGTTGAGGCTGACTTTGACCAGTTCATCCAGTTCGTGCAAATGAACTGGCCGAGGCTCCGGAGCTACTGATCTGGCATTGGCCGAGCGCCCCAGAACAGAGGCCACTCTGGCCGGCGCTGGCCGCACAAAACTAATGTCAGCAGGCCATTGTTAATCAACACCCGGCTCGCGTTCGAAAAACCGACAGGAGAGCGCCCGAATCGGCGCATATGGCACAGCATGCGGGCAGTCCATCCATAGCCGAGGGTGAGGAAATTCTGGCCGGACGCCGAACTGCAGCCGCGAGCAGGTGCGGCAGATGGAATCCTCTGGCACGACATAGGATGGCATCGGCAGGGGTGGGGGCTCAAAACCGGCACTCACGAAATTGAACTGGATATTTGTACAGTACTCCCATTGTAGATCGGCATCTGGCCGCGCCCTTGCGACCCGGGTGGTGCTTACGGCGGTCTAGCGGTCATCTTCTTCGTCGGCTTCTGCACATCCATCGTTGTACCGCTGCGTTGGTACAGAAACATAGTTCACGGCGGAGAGATTGATCGCAACTTGCTTATACGAGCCCTCGACATCGAGAGTCACAAATGGCACGTCCTGGTAGGGATACTCGAGAGTGAAGCAGAATGCGTTGTAAATCGAGCAATCATCCTCCACGTCGACATCATGTTGACCGATGCATGGCAGGTTCCAGACCACACAATTTGCGCGATCCATATACCGATCCAAGATTGACCTTGCCCCTGTTCCACGAATCCCATAACCGAGGGAATTAGGCAGCCCGGTGTTGCTGAGCTGCGGACCAGTTTTTCTCGAACGTCATGGGGCTGACGTAGCCCAGCGTCGAGTGGAGTCGGCTGGCATTATAAAAGCCAAGCCAGTCAATTACCTCGTCCATTGCGGCGCGGCGGGTAGCGAACTGGCGACCGTGCAGGCGAGCGACCTTCAACGACCCCCACAGACTCTCAGTCGGCGCGTTGTCCCAGCAATCGCCCCTGCGGCTCATTGACGAGCGCATGCCATACGCCTTCAGGGCGTCTTGAAACAGATGGCTGCAATACTGGCTTCCCCGGTCGGTGTGCACAATCACACCGGCTTCCGGGCGGCGCCGGAACCAGGCCATGCGCAGCGCGTCCGTGACCAATTCGGCCTTCATGTGTGGTTGCATCGACCAGCCAACCACCTGCCGGCTGAACAGGTCGATGATGACCACCAGGTAGAGCCAGCCTTCGGCGGTCGCCACATAGGTTATGTCGCTCGTCCAGACTTGATTGGGTGCTGCTGGGCTAAAGTCGCGTTGCAGCAGATTGGGGGCCACCGGCAAATCGTGGTTCGAGTTGGTTGTCGCGATGTACTTGCGCTTGTGGCGGGCACGGATGCCGTGCAGCGCCATCAGCTTGCGAACACGCTCCTTGCCCACCCGCACCCCACGCGCCAGCAGTTCCTTCCACATGCGCGGCCAGCCGTACTCCCCCTTGACCCCGGCGTGAATCGCCTTGATGTGGGCCAACAAGGCATCGTCACTGAGTCGGCCTCTATCTGGCCTGTCGGTGCTTACTGTGCGTTGCTTGCGCTGGTGATAGCCGCTGGGGCTGACCCCTAACAGCTCACACAGGACCGAGACCGGCCAGTAACGTCGGTTTCGCTCGATGAACGCATACCTCACACCGACTCCTTCGCAAAGTATGCTGCGGCTTTTTTTAAAATATCGCGCTCCATCTTCAAGCGCGCCACCTCCGCCCGAAGCCGGGCCAGCTCCATCTGCTCCGGGCTGACCGGCTTCATACCCGCACCAGTCAGCTTGCCTTCCCGCTCCGCCTTGACCCAGTTATGCAGCGTCTGCGCTCTGATGCCCAGGGTCGCGCTAACCACTGCCATGCTCTGCCCGCTCTTCACCAGCCGTACCGCTTCCAGCTTGAATTCCAGCGTGTACTGCGCCCGCTTTGTCTTGCTTGTCATCACATCTCTCCTTGCTTCAGTTTAACCTCAGCAAGGGATTCGTTTTGCGGGGGCAAGCTCAGATCTTCTTGTCCACCGAAGCAACAACTGCGTCCCAATCCAAACCCTCGAATTCAACTCTGCTAGGCGTCCCGCCCAAAGCGGGCGAGGATGGTCGAATATGAGTGAAAACCGCCAGAACCTCTTCTTCGGTGAATTCAGCCTTCGCCAGAAGATCATGGGGGGAGTCCAGTTGTGACACTATCCTCCAAAACGTATCATCCGGAGCAACACCAAGGTACTGGTCACCATATTCCTCTGGCCCACCCTCGCCCACTTCATGGCCGGTTAGGTACATGTCGCCCATCGCTGCGCGACGGATGTACACGGTCCTGTTATCCAATGATTGGATGACAATCCCTAGCGTGTCGGCATCATCCAGCTGTATCAGGATGCGACTGCGTTCTCCATCAGATATCGGCAGTAGCAACGGCGGACAGCCGGTACTAAAGTGAATCGCTGCGAATCCGTAGTTCTTCCTGTCTGCAGGAAGTTGCTCATCCATTCCCTCGATATCAAATGGCTCAGGCTGCCCTCGCAAGTACTCTACAGATACCCCGAGTGCCTCCGACAGAGAAATCACCTTCGCCTCTGGAACCTCGATCTCGCCGGACTCCCACCTGTGATAGGTCGATTGGCTCAGGCCGAGCCGCTTTGCAATTTCGCTTTGCGTCAAGCGCGCAAGACGCCTCGCTCTTTTCATCGCGTTTTTGCGGACCATGATTCACCTCCATGTCGACGCATCCTATGCGAATAATATGCGTCAAGATGGAATGATCAAGGATAGGAATGAGTTCTCTCGCACTTTCATTGCTGTGATCCTGATGGATGGCGCTGGGTTCGAAAACCCGCAGCCGCGGCTGGCTGTCGTTGGCGCCTCGCCTGGCGTAGACTCGCGTTGGCCGGCACCAATCATCAGAGAGCCGATAGCAGAGCAAGGGGGAAGTCAGATGGCTCGGCACTTTAGGCTTGGCATGTGGAATCGGCTAGCGATTGTTCTGACAGTGATCCTCTCGCTTGG
This portion of the Cupriavidus metallidurans CH34 genome encodes:
- a CDS encoding helix-turn-helix domain-containing protein; this encodes MVRKNAMKRARRLARLTQSEIAKRLGLSQSTYHRWESGEIEVPEAKVISLSEALGVSVEYLRGQPEPFDIEGMDEQLPADRKNYGFAAIHFSTGCPPLLLPISDGERSRILIQLDDADTLGIVIQSLDNRTVYIRRAAMGDMYLTGHEVGEGGPEEYGDQYLGVAPDDTFWRIVSQLDSPHDLLAKAEFTEEEVLAVFTHIRPSSPALGGTPSRVEFEGLDWDAVVASVDKKI
- a CDS encoding IS3-like element ISRme13 family transposase (programmed frameshift); the protein is MTSKTKRAQYTLEFKLEAVRLVKSGQSMAVVSATLGIRAQTLHNWVKAEREGKLTGAGMKPVSPEQMELARLRAEVARLKMERDIFKKSRSILCEGVGVRYAFIERNRRYWPVSVLCELLGVSPSGYHQRKQRTVSTDRPDRGRLSDDALLAHIKAIHAGVKGEYGWPRMWKELLARGVRVGKERVRKLMALHGIRARHKRKYIATTNSNHDLPVAPNLLQRDFSPAAPNQVWTSDITYVATAEGWLYLVVIIDLFSRQVVGWSMQPHMKAELVTDALRMAWFRRRPEAGVIVHTDRGSQYCSHLFQDALKAYGMRSSMSRRGDCWDNAPTESLWGSLKVARLHGRQFATRRAAMDEVIDWLGFYNASRLHSTLGYVSPMTFEKNWSAAQQHRAA